A single Pseudomonas sp. HN11 DNA region contains:
- a CDS encoding ABC transporter substrate-binding protein: MGDSSRMTCFFITALWRRTLLLVCLLLTAPAWSADILLTAAEDSAGVQSFAQALAQQRPEDRVTFTLLKDLPTPGRLPANTRLILLDLPGLDWRLQEPQGPPTLVLRISRLQAHQRLGSMPHPRISLLWSDPPLGRQLRLIASILPQARRIGVLYGTDSEFLLPELRQHATPLGLEIVPQLWDNINDSRPLQNLFRNSDVLLGLDDPQLYNPKTAKNLLLSSYAQQLPLIGPNAGFVKAGSLASTYSDQADWLAVLDGLLDHSPANWPRTLYPEHFKVVGNAQVARSLGIEQVDEASVATRLAEGEKRP; the protein is encoded by the coding sequence ATGGGCGACTCGTCACGGATGACCTGCTTCTTTATCACCGCGCTCTGGCGACGCACGCTGCTGCTCGTGTGCCTGTTATTGACCGCGCCGGCCTGGAGCGCCGACATCCTGCTGACGGCCGCCGAAGACAGTGCCGGCGTCCAGTCCTTCGCCCAGGCCCTGGCCCAGCAACGCCCCGAAGACCGCGTCACCTTCACGCTCCTCAAGGACTTGCCGACACCCGGCCGGTTGCCGGCCAACACCCGTCTGATCTTGCTGGACCTGCCCGGCCTCGACTGGCGCCTGCAAGAGCCTCAGGGTCCGCCGACCCTGGTGCTGCGCATCAGCCGCCTCCAAGCCCATCAACGCCTGGGCAGCATGCCGCACCCACGCATCAGCCTGCTGTGGAGCGACCCACCGCTGGGGCGTCAATTGCGCCTGATCGCCAGCATCCTGCCCCAGGCGCGGCGCATCGGCGTGCTCTACGGCACCGACAGTGAATTCCTCCTGCCCGAGCTGCGCCAGCACGCCACGCCGCTGGGCCTGGAGATCGTGCCCCAGCTCTGGGACAACATTAATGACAGTCGGCCATTGCAAAACCTGTTCAGGAACAGTGATGTACTACTCGGCCTCGACGACCCGCAGCTGTACAACCCGAAAACCGCGAAGAACCTGCTGCTGAGCAGTTATGCCCAGCAATTGCCGCTGATTGGCCCGAATGCAGGATTTGTAAAGGCCGGCAGCCTGGCCAGCACCTACAGCGACCAGGCCGACTGGCTGGCGGTGCTCGACGGCCTGCTCGACCATTCGCCGGCCAACTGGCCACGCACGCTCTACCCGGAACACTTCAAAGTCGTGGGCAACGCGCAAGTCGCGCGCTCACTGGGGATCGAACAGGTGGACGAAGCCAGTGTCGCCACCCGATTGGCCGAAGGAGAAAAACGCCCATGA